From one Alicyclobacillus acidocaldarius subsp. acidocaldarius Tc-4-1 genomic stretch:
- a CDS encoding sporulation protein YqfD — MSDSRLEWFLKGSATLWVTGPGAGQLVARLQRQGVVVRDVRFKADGVMLRVSTDALRHLMASRRAYGVRFCVVERHGVPFLWRRLAKRKAFAVGAVAFVAVLYALSSIVWRVEIVGAEGEDQEAELRQAAADAGLQVGQWKSHLAPPAELAERMVARAPNYVWVGVEIKGSVAVVRGIPKIPGVPQASQQPCNIVATRPGVILDVQASRGRVMVKPHQLVYPGQVLISGLLTDRGPSVPASGHVFAEVWYTSEVSIPLQISSQGLTGASVSREYLAVGGARLRVWGFQEAPAAVYERDRETDWHLGKWRLPVQWVHATLYEVKPSVWHVDAAAARNEALIMAASDVRSLAGGDMVILGQSILQERLERGTLYATILTRVQQDIGAKAPIPEIGGLPKSQGAAQS, encoded by the coding sequence ATGAGCGACTCCCGGCTAGAGTGGTTCTTGAAGGGATCCGCGACGCTCTGGGTGACGGGGCCGGGCGCGGGACAGCTCGTCGCGCGACTGCAGCGTCAGGGTGTCGTGGTGCGGGACGTCCGTTTCAAGGCGGACGGCGTGATGCTTCGCGTGAGTACGGACGCGCTTCGCCACCTCATGGCGTCGAGGCGGGCTTATGGCGTGAGGTTTTGCGTCGTCGAGCGCCACGGTGTGCCCTTTCTGTGGAGGCGCCTCGCAAAGCGGAAGGCGTTTGCGGTTGGAGCGGTGGCCTTCGTGGCCGTGCTCTACGCGCTGTCGTCCATCGTGTGGCGCGTCGAGATTGTGGGCGCGGAAGGCGAGGACCAAGAGGCAGAGTTGAGGCAGGCCGCGGCAGATGCAGGGCTTCAGGTCGGCCAGTGGAAGTCGCACCTCGCGCCGCCCGCCGAACTCGCCGAACGGATGGTGGCTCGCGCGCCGAATTACGTGTGGGTGGGTGTGGAAATCAAGGGCTCGGTCGCCGTCGTGCGCGGGATTCCGAAGATTCCGGGCGTGCCCCAAGCAAGTCAACAGCCGTGTAACATTGTCGCCACGCGTCCGGGCGTGATCCTCGACGTGCAGGCGTCGCGGGGGCGCGTGATGGTCAAGCCTCATCAGCTCGTCTACCCCGGGCAGGTGCTCATCTCGGGGCTGTTGACGGATCGCGGCCCCAGCGTACCCGCGAGCGGGCACGTGTTCGCCGAGGTTTGGTACACGTCCGAGGTGTCCATCCCGCTTCAAATTTCATCACAAGGATTGACCGGCGCTTCGGTCTCGCGCGAGTACCTCGCAGTGGGTGGCGCGCGGCTGCGCGTGTGGGGATTTCAAGAAGCACCTGCGGCGGTGTACGAGCGTGATCGCGAGACCGACTGGCACTTGGGAAAATGGAGATTGCCCGTGCAGTGGGTGCACGCCACGCTCTACGAGGTCAAGCCCTCGGTTTGGCACGTGGACGCTGCCGCGGCCCGGAACGAGGCCCTCATCATGGCAGCTTCCGACGTCCGGTCCCTCGCCGGCGGAGACATGGTCATTTTGGGCCAGTCAATTTTACAGGAGCGTCTCGAGCGTGGTACTCTATACGCGACCATACTTACGCGCGTCCAGCAGGACATCGGCGCGAAAGCCCCCATCCCGGAGATTGGAGGCTTGCCCAAGTCCCAAGGCGCGGCGCAATCGTAA
- a CDS encoding YabP/YqfC family sporulation protein, which translates to MPGWTSSIKRRAGDLLRLPPDAVESVARVTIVGDDVTIEGAKALLEISPDRISCDLGDRVVEIEGESFVIKLVTEREIHAVGRVRRLSFGGGLR; encoded by the coding sequence ATGCCGGGATGGACGTCTTCAATCAAGCGGCGCGCGGGGGATCTGCTCCGCCTCCCGCCCGACGCTGTCGAATCCGTGGCTCGCGTAACCATCGTGGGTGACGACGTCACCATCGAGGGCGCGAAGGCGTTGCTCGAGATTTCGCCGGATCGCATCTCCTGCGATCTCGGCGATCGCGTCGTCGAGATCGAGGGCGAGTCGTTTGTCATCAAGCTCGTAACGGAGCGGGAAATTCACGCCGTGGGGCGCGTTCGCCGCCTGAGCTTCGGAGGTGGCCTGCGATGA
- a CDS encoding GatB/YqeY domain-containing protein: MAILDQLNEDLKQAMRDKDKVRLSVIRMVKSAAKNREIELGRALTDEDVLGVIQKEIKQRRDSLQAFQDANRTDLIEQAEQEIAVLESYLPAQLGDDEIEQLAKDVMARVGAAGKADMGKVMRELMPAVRGRADGRRVQQIVERLLA; the protein is encoded by the coding sequence ATGGCCATCCTTGATCAGCTGAATGAGGACCTGAAACAGGCGATGCGAGACAAGGACAAGGTCCGGCTCTCGGTCATCCGGATGGTGAAATCGGCGGCCAAAAATCGCGAAATCGAATTGGGCCGAGCGCTGACGGATGAAGACGTGTTGGGCGTCATTCAGAAGGAGATCAAGCAGCGCCGAGATTCCCTCCAGGCGTTTCAGGATGCGAATCGGACGGATCTCATCGAACAGGCCGAGCAGGAGATCGCGGTGCTCGAGTCCTATCTGCCGGCCCAGCTCGGTGACGACGAGATCGAACAGTTGGCCAAGGACGTGATGGCGCGGGTCGGCGCTGCCGGAAAGGCCGACATGGGCAAAGTCATGCGCGAGCTGATGCCGGCGGTGCGCGGGCGGGCAGATGGGCGGCGCGTCCAGCAAATTGTCGAGCGCCTGCTCGCCTGA
- the rpsU gene encoding 30S ribosomal protein S21 yields the protein MSEVRLRKNESIDSALRRFKKQMARDGVLAEVRKREHYEKPSVARKKKAQAAQRKRRRSY from the coding sequence ATGTCGGAAGTCCGTCTGCGCAAAAATGAGTCCATCGACAGCGCGCTGCGCCGCTTCAAGAAGCAGATGGCCCGCGATGGCGTGTTGGCGGAGGTTCGCAAGCGCGAGCATTATGAAAAGCCGAGCGTCGCGCGAAAGAAGAAGGCCCAGGCAGCCCAGCGCAAGCGCCGCCGCAGCTACTGA
- a CDS encoding Na/Pi cotransporter family protein — MITHILATCLSLVAFLGGLRLMRSGFERMAEGRLAHLIRIAASTPTRGILTGAVSTALLQSSGAVTAITVGLVAAGSLDFASGLGLVLGANVGTTVTPQLLNLNLWGIVLPALAAGLMLSLSPRLERRPLGEGLVGFACLFIALQALAAALHPLATAPFFHEALATAGRHILWAALAGCALSALVQSSTATTVIAMALVGGHMIPLEGGIAISLGANIGTCLTSVIAAIGTPRAAQRIALAHVLLNSMGVAAFLPVLHPFASAVAALSFSPSQAVANANTAFNILCTLAVWPFTRPFARFLTWMLPDARTT, encoded by the coding sequence ATGATCACCCACATCCTTGCGACGTGCCTATCCCTCGTCGCCTTCCTCGGTGGCTTACGCCTCATGCGGTCCGGCTTCGAGCGCATGGCCGAAGGGCGCCTGGCGCACCTCATTCGGATTGCGGCCTCGACGCCCACGCGCGGGATACTCACAGGGGCCGTGAGCACTGCGCTGCTTCAATCCTCGGGGGCGGTGACCGCCATCACGGTCGGACTGGTTGCGGCCGGAAGTCTGGACTTCGCGAGCGGCTTAGGACTCGTGCTAGGAGCCAACGTAGGCACCACCGTCACGCCGCAGTTGCTCAACCTGAATCTCTGGGGCATCGTGCTTCCCGCCCTCGCGGCGGGCCTCATGCTCTCCCTCTCCCCCAGACTCGAGCGCCGGCCGCTCGGCGAAGGTCTGGTGGGATTTGCCTGCCTGTTCATCGCCCTGCAGGCGCTCGCCGCCGCGCTCCATCCGCTCGCGACGGCGCCCTTCTTTCACGAGGCGCTGGCCACAGCCGGCCGCCACATCCTCTGGGCAGCCCTCGCGGGTTGCGCCCTGAGCGCGCTCGTCCAGTCGTCCACGGCCACCACGGTCATCGCCATGGCTCTGGTCGGCGGCCACATGATCCCCCTGGAAGGCGGCATTGCCATCTCACTTGGCGCCAACATCGGCACCTGTCTCACGTCCGTCATCGCGGCCATCGGCACACCGCGCGCCGCCCAGCGCATCGCGCTCGCCCACGTGCTCCTGAACAGCATGGGCGTCGCCGCGTTTCTCCCGGTCCTGCATCCGTTTGCGAGCGCGGTAGCGGCCCTGTCCTTTTCACCGAGCCAGGCGGTGGCGAACGCCAACACCGCGTTCAATATCCTCTGCACGCTTGCGGTCTGGCCTTTCACGCGCCCCTTCGCGCGGTTCCTTACCTGGATGCTGCCCGACGC